A genomic stretch from Hemitrygon akajei chromosome 10, sHemAka1.3, whole genome shotgun sequence includes:
- the LOC140734557 gene encoding uncharacterized protein — protein MDVCEFMKNATVAALEVSTKSDLLNLAKGLEVENEQDQAERQRQHEIRIRELAAAERAAAGREREREELRRERFNVSRELRLVPPFEETDVDSYFLLFEKVAVNQKWPQEQWVALLQSVLAGGRIWAAMMPTRRPASTVAPPLESQSYRACAVTRSLSEKAAEKEDSLNEASSNLAKMFLPTLYHEGSEGGKTESSIVKGGKGEEIALPLVKRKVLEVGTKVEKRIKLLKCPELDMVNLSGLAELFEEVQSSKGVLDGPESEMRAVLERKGILAVEKSAEMAEEVVSARRVAPSPTGGCLESSWKDRGTLEFEKGTGIESLEGANVPFECVQDGGARGAEPGNRAQGKSEVFDSGGRGGRLCGSDRVGSVGKGLTLVTVGSVSSTVFVFESGAKVNAEFKGGMRIVIEGNGKSVVPKSKEEMLNLADRSQSESGNSGAPHSIVTPGWGVKRLHSKCYLKEELELKTNSLKGLDSLGHGVEKIAPMNEAGGSSPRQITQSPNGGTRQKRGDG, from the coding sequence atggacgtgtgtgaatttatgaaaaacgcgactgtggcggcgctagaggtgagcaccaaatcagacttgttaaatttggcgaaggggttagaggtggaaaacgagcaggatcaagctgagaggcaaagacagcatgaaattcggatcagagagttagcagcagccgagagagcggcagcggggagagaaagagagagggaggagctaaggagagagcggtttaatgttagtcgggagctgagattagtacctccgttcgaggagacggatgttgatagttatttcttgctttttgaaaaggtggcagtgaaccagaagtggccacaagagcagtgggtcgcgttgttacaaagtgtgttagcaggagggaggatttgggcagccatgatgccgacccgccgaccggcgagtacagtggccccgcccctagagtcccaaagctatcgcgcatgcgcggtcactcgcagcctgtcggaaaaagcggctgagaaagaggacagtttaaatgaagccagcagtaatctggccaagatgtttttaccgaccctgtaccatgagggttccgagggtggtaaaacagaaagcagtatagtaaaagggggtaagggagaggaaatagccctgcccttagtgaagagaaaggtcctagaggtaggaactaaagttgagaaacggataaagttgttaaaatgtccagagttggacatggttaatctgtctggtttggcagaattgtttgaagaagttcagagttctaaaggtgttctcgatggtcccgagagtgaaatgagggcagtcttagagaggaagggtatccttgctgtggagaagtcagctgaaatggccgaggaggttgtttcagctcgcagggttgcgccttccccaacggggggctgcctagagagtagctggaaggatcgggggacgttagaatttgaaaaaggtacgggtattgaaagcctggaaggggccaatgtcccgtttgagtgtgtccaagatgggggcgcacgtggtgctgaacctggtaacagagctcaggggaagtctgaggtgtttgattcggggggacggggcggccgtctttgtggatcagatagggttggttcagtaggaaaagggttaaccttggtaaccgtgggaagtgtgagttccacggtgtttgtattcgagagtggggccaaggttaatgccgaatttaaggggggaatgaggattgttattgaaggaaacggaaagtctgtagttcccaagtcgaaggaagaaatgttaaacctggcagatcgctcacagagtgagtcgggaaatagcggggccccccactctattgttacgccagggtggggtgtgaagaggttgcattcgaaatgctacctgaaagaggagttggaattaaaaacaaatagcctgaagggtcttgacagtttggggcatggtgttgaaaaaatagccccgatgaacgaggcgggcgggagttcaccacgccaaattactcaaagtcccaacggggggactcgccagaaaagaggtgacggttaa